In Fusobacterium massiliense, a single window of DNA contains:
- the hemW gene encoding radical SAM family heme chaperone HemW, protein MLKVYNTYIHIPFCERKCNYCDFTSITSTEQKIDEYIEYLLKELEIYKRKVDIKEKQKTIYFGGGTPSLLSIENLKKILSQFYFDENTELTIEVNPKTVDKNKLIAYKELGINRLSIGIQTFNEEKLKLLGRIHSSEEAINIYKLARNIGFKNMSVDLMFALPNQTLEMLKYDLEKVIELNPEHISIYSLIWEEGTKFYRDLKAGKLQEADNDLEATMYEYIINFLVEKGYIHYEISNFCKPGFQAKHNSIYWENKNYLGIGLSSAGYLANERYKNFFNLKDYYKKLDKDILPVEEKEILTEEDTEVYRYLVGFRLLNDEIIPRGKYQRKCKKLFLDGYLNSKNKGYVLSHKGLMVFNDVMTELLEI, encoded by the coding sequence ATGTTGAAAGTCTATAATACTTATATTCATATACCTTTCTGTGAGAGGAAATGTAATTATTGTGATTTTACTTCAATTACATCAACTGAGCAAAAAATAGACGAGTATATTGAATATTTGTTAAAAGAACTAGAAATTTATAAAAGAAAAGTTGATATAAAAGAAAAGCAAAAAACTATTTATTTTGGAGGAGGGACGCCGTCTCTCCTTTCTATTGAAAACTTAAAAAAAATATTATCTCAATTTTATTTTGATGAAAATACGGAGTTGACTATTGAAGTTAATCCTAAAACTGTTGATAAAAATAAATTGATTGCTTATAAAGAATTAGGAATAAATAGATTAAGTATTGGTATACAAACATTTAATGAAGAAAAATTGAAACTTTTAGGAAGGATACATAGTAGTGAAGAGGCTATAAATATTTATAAACTAGCTAGAAATATAGGCTTTAAAAATATGAGTGTAGATTTAATGTTTGCTCTACCTAATCAAACATTAGAAATGTTAAAATATGATTTAGAAAAAGTTATTGAATTAAATCCGGAACATATCTCAATCTATTCTTTGATTTGGGAAGAAGGAACTAAATTTTATAGAGATTTAAAGGCTGGTAAATTACAGGAAGCAGATAATGATTTAGAAGCAACAATGTATGAATATATAATAAATTTTTTAGTAGAAAAAGGCTATATTCATTATGAGATTTCAAACTTTTGTAAACCTGGTTTTCAAGCAAAACATAATTCAATATATTGGGAAAATAAAAATTATTTAGGTATAGGCTTATCTTCTGCTGGATATTTAGCTAATGAAAGATACAAGAATTTTTTTAATTTAAAAGATTATTATAAAAAATTAGATAAGGATATTTTACCAGTAGAAGAAAAAGAAATTTTAACAGAAGAAGATACAGAAGTGTATAGATATTTAGTAGGGTTCAGATTACTAAACGATGAAATTATTCCTCGAGGAAAGTATCAGAGAAAATGTAAAAAACTTTTCCTAGATGGCTATTTAAACTCAAAAAATAAAGGCTATGTGTTAAGTCATAAAGGGTTGATGGTTTTTAACGATGTTATGACAGAGTTGTTAGAAATATAA
- the cysK gene encoding cysteine synthase A produces the protein MLANSVIDLIGNTPLVKINNIDTFGNNIFIKMEGANPGRSTKDRIALKMIQEAEKEGLLDKETVIIEATSGNTGIGLAMICAIKNYKLKIIMPDTMSVERIQLMRAYGTEVILTKGALGMKGCLEKLEEIKKNEKKFFVPNQFKNMNNPKAHYETTAEEILKDLDNKVDIFICGTGTGGSFSGTAKKLKEKLPHVKTFPVEPASSPLLSKGYIGPHKIQGMGMSIGGIPAVYDGSLADGILTCECDDAFNTMRELSHKEGILAGISSGATLHAALEYSKENMNKNLNIVVLATDSGEKYLSNICEL, from the coding sequence ATGTTAGCAAATTCTGTTATTGATCTAATTGGTAATACACCATTAGTAAAAATTAATAATATTGATACTTTTGGAAATAATATTTTTATAAAAATGGAAGGAGCTAATCCTGGAAGAAGTACAAAAGACAGAATTGCATTAAAAATGATACAGGAAGCTGAAAAAGAAGGATTACTAGATAAAGAAACAGTTATTATAGAAGCTACTAGTGGAAATACTGGTATCGGTCTTGCTATGATTTGTGCTATTAAAAATTATAAATTAAAAATAATTATGCCTGATACTATGAGTGTTGAAAGAATACAACTTATGAGAGCTTATGGAACTGAAGTTATTCTAACTAAAGGTGCTTTAGGTATGAAAGGTTGTTTGGAAAAATTAGAAGAAATTAAAAAAAATGAGAAGAAATTCTTTGTTCCAAACCAGTTTAAAAATATGAACAATCCAAAAGCTCACTATGAAACAACTGCTGAAGAAATTTTAAAAGATTTAGATAATAAAGTTGATATTTTTATTTGTGGAACTGGTACTGGAGGAAGTTTCTCTGGTACTGCAAAAAAATTAAAGGAAAAACTTCCGCATGTAAAAACTTTTCCTGTTGAACCTGCATCATCTCCTCTTCTTTCTAAAGGATATATTGGGCCTCATAAAATTCAAGGTATGGGAATGAGTATTGGAGGAATTCCTGCTGTTTATGATGGAAGTCTTGCTGATGGAATTTTAACTTGTGAATGCGATGATGCTTTTAATACTATGAGAGAATTAAGTCATAAAGAAGGAATTTTAGCAGGAATATCAAGTGGTGCAACTCTTCATGCTGCCCTTGAATATTCAAAAGAAAATATGAATAAAAATTTAAACATAGTTGTTCTTGCAACTGATTCAGGAGAAAAATACTTATCAAATATTTGTGAATTATAA
- a CDS encoding YeiH family protein: MEKSECSSKLYGVLLCLILAIPAWYLGKSFPIVGSPVFGILIGIVLSSFLKKREKLDKGIGFVSKKVLQYAVILLGFGLNLQTVISVGKTSLPIIVSSISIALLVAYILSKTLKISKNIAILIGVGSSICGGSAIAATAPVIEAKDDEIAQSISVIFLFNVLAALIFPTLGEILGFSNEGFGIFAGTAVNDTSSVTATATAWDLLHHTGTMVLDRATIVKLTRTLAIIPITLTLAFYNAKKNSSKNKVSLGKIFPMFIAYFVCASIITTIFNYFFEIGLISVDISEYIKNLFHILKSLSKFFIVMAMTAIGLNTNVKKLIGSGVKPLVLGFSCWVCIGLIDILLQKILGIF; encoded by the coding sequence ATGGAGAAAAGTGAATGTTCCAGTAAATTATATGGAGTTTTATTGTGTTTAATTTTAGCTATTCCAGCTTGGTATTTAGGGAAATCTTTTCCAATAGTGGGGAGTCCAGTTTTTGGAATATTAATTGGAATTGTTTTGAGTTCTTTTTTAAAAAAAAGAGAAAAATTAGATAAAGGCATAGGATTTGTATCAAAAAAAGTACTTCAGTATGCTGTTATTTTATTAGGGTTTGGACTTAATTTACAGACTGTAATATCTGTTGGAAAAACATCACTTCCAATAATAGTAAGTTCTATAAGTATTGCACTTTTAGTTGCATATATTTTATCAAAAACATTAAAAATTTCTAAAAATATAGCAATTTTAATAGGAGTGGGTTCATCAATATGTGGAGGTTCAGCAATAGCAGCAACAGCTCCGGTTATTGAAGCAAAAGACGATGAAATAGCTCAAAGTATATCTGTTATATTTTTATTTAATGTGTTGGCAGCCTTAATTTTTCCAACTCTTGGAGAAATACTAGGATTTTCAAATGAAGGATTTGGAATTTTTGCAGGTACAGCTGTAAATGATACATCATCTGTAACAGCAACAGCAACAGCTTGGGATTTACTACACCATACAGGAACTATGGTTTTAGATAGAGCAACTATAGTAAAATTGACTAGAACACTTGCAATAATACCAATAACTTTAACTTTAGCATTCTACAATGCTAAGAAAAATTCTAGTAAAAATAAAGTTTCACTAGGGAAAATTTTTCCTATGTTTATTGCATACTTTGTTTGTGCTTCAATAATTACTACAATTTTTAATTACTTTTTTGAAATTGGATTAATATCGGTTGATATATCAGAATACATAAAAAATTTATTTCATATTTTAAAGAGCTTAAGTAAATTTTTTATTGTTATGGCTATGACGGCAATTGGTTTAAATACTAATGTAAAAAAATTGATAGGTTCAGGAGTAAAACCTTTAGTATTAGGGTTTTCTTGTTGGGTATGTATCGGACTTATAGATATTTTGTTGCAAAAGATATTAGGTATATTTTAA
- a CDS encoding YggS family pyridoxal phosphate-dependent enzyme, translating to MDIKRNVEEILEDIKKCSPYPEKVKLVAVTKYSPVEDIDLFLTTGQNICGENKVQVIKEKIEYFKEKEKKVEWHFIGNLQKNKVKYIIEDVNLIHSVNKLALAQEINKKAEQINKIQDVLIEINIFGEESKQGYNLEDFEKDIEELKKLKNLNITGLMTMAPFIEEEKVLRKVFSDLRKVKDELNEKYFFGSLTELSMGMSNDYKIALEEGSTFIRVGTKIFK from the coding sequence ATGGATATAAAAAGAAATGTTGAGGAAATATTAGAAGATATAAAAAAATGTTCTCCTTATCCAGAAAAAGTAAAACTTGTTGCTGTGACAAAATATTCTCCAGTTGAAGATATTGATTTATTTTTAACAACTGGTCAAAATATTTGTGGAGAAAATAAAGTTCAGGTAATAAAAGAAAAAATAGAATACTTTAAAGAGAAAGAAAAAAAAGTAGAATGGCATTTTATTGGAAATTTGCAAAAAAATAAAGTTAAATATATAATAGAAGATGTAAATTTAATTCATTCTGTAAATAAGTTGGCTTTAGCTCAAGAAATTAATAAAAAAGCAGAGCAAATAAATAAAATCCAAGATGTCTTAATTGAAATTAATATTTTTGGTGAAGAAAGTAAGCAAGGATATAATTTGGAAGACTTTGAAAAGGATATAGAGGAACTAAAAAAATTAAAAAATTTAAATATAACTGGGCTTATGACTATGGCACCTTTTATTGAGGAAGAAAAAGTTTTAAGAAAAGTTTTTTCAGATTTAAGAAAAGTAAAAGATGAATTAAATGAAAAGTATTTTTTTGGAAGTTTGACAGAATTGTCAATGGGTATGTCAAATGATTATAAAATAGCTTTGGAAGAAGGAAGTACCTTTATTAGAGTTGGAACAAAGATTTTTAAATAA
- a CDS encoding 7-cyano-7-deazaguanine synthase, with protein MREKIRALALFSGGLDSALAIKVVQEQGVEVIALNFVSHFFGGKNEKAENMAKQLGIKLEYIDFKKRHTVVVKDPVYGRGKNMNPCIDCHSLMFKIAGELLEEYDAQFVISGEVLGQRPMSQNPQALEKVKKLSGMEDLILRPLSGKLLPPSKAEREGWIKREGLLDINGRSRHRQMELMDYYGLVEYPSPGGGCLLTDPGYSSRLKVLEEDGLLEEEHAWLFKLIKEARFFRLSKARYLFVGRNFESNETIDDMRRKENLSCYIYSNGVPGPHMVANTILTDEETEFAKNLFSRYSKVKGKEKVKLILNGEEVEVDVVNLEKLDEKIKLYQQM; from the coding sequence TTGAGAGAAAAAATTAGAGCATTGGCATTATTTTCAGGAGGCTTAGATAGTGCATTAGCAATTAAAGTTGTTCAAGAACAAGGAGTAGAAGTTATTGCACTTAATTTTGTTTCACATTTTTTTGGTGGAAAAAATGAAAAAGCTGAAAATATGGCAAAGCAGTTAGGAATTAAACTAGAATATATAGATTTTAAAAAGAGACATACAGTAGTTGTTAAAGATCCAGTTTATGGAAGAGGGAAAAATATGAATCCTTGCATAGATTGCCATTCTCTTATGTTTAAAATAGCTGGAGAATTGTTGGAAGAGTACGATGCTCAATTTGTTATATCTGGTGAAGTTTTAGGGCAAAGACCTATGTCACAAAATCCACAAGCTTTGGAGAAAGTTAAAAAATTATCTGGAATGGAAGATTTAATATTAAGACCTTTATCTGGGAAACTTTTACCACCTAGTAAAGCTGAAAGGGAAGGTTGGATAAAACGAGAAGGATTATTAGATATAAATGGAAGATCTAGACATAGACAGATGGAGCTTATGGATTATTATGGTCTTGTTGAGTATCCTAGTCCTGGTGGAGGGTGTTTACTAACAGATCCAGGATACTCTAGTAGGTTAAAAGTTTTGGAAGAAGATGGACTTTTGGAAGAAGAACATGCTTGGCTTTTTAAATTAATAAAAGAGGCTAGATTTTTTAGATTATCTAAAGCTAGATATCTTTTTGTAGGAAGAAATTTTGAATCTAATGAAACAATAGATGATATGAGAAGAAAAGAGAATTTGAGTTGCTACATTTACAGTAATGGAGTCCCAGGTCCACATATGGTAGCTAACACAATTTTAACCGATGAAGAAACAGAATTTGCAAAAAATCTTTTCTCAAGATATTCCAAAGTAAAAGGAAAAGAAAAAGTTAAACTTATACTTAATGGAGAAGAAGTTGAAGTTGATGTAGTTAATTTAGAAAAGTTAGATGAAAAAATAAAGTTATATCAACAAATGTAA
- a CDS encoding cell division protein SepF, with translation MKLFSKIIKEGKELIGVDSVDDEEYNEEYDEDYEEEEIKETKKNKISKSLLGKKKKNIKEEDEEYDEENFEEESDYSTVFIDPKQFEDCKKIANFIDKGKMITINLENVGPNVAQRIMDFLAGAMEIKNASFAQIAKNVYTIVPENMKVFYEGKKREKKLIDLEKGERIERKN, from the coding sequence ATGAAATTATTTTCTAAAATAATAAAAGAAGGAAAAGAATTAATAGGTGTAGATAGTGTTGATGATGAGGAATACAATGAAGAATATGATGAAGATTATGAAGAAGAAGAGATAAAAGAAACAAAAAAGAATAAAATATCAAAATCTTTATTAGGAAAAAAGAAAAAAAATATTAAAGAAGAAGATGAAGAGTACGATGAAGAAAACTTTGAGGAAGAAAGTGATTATAGTACTGTATTTATAGATCCAAAACAATTTGAAGATTGTAAAAAAATTGCAAATTTTATAGATAAAGGGAAAATGATAACTATAAATTTAGAAAATGTTGGACCAAATGTAGCTCAAAGAATAATGGATTTTCTAGCGGGAGCTATGGAAATAAAAAATGCAAGTTTTGCTCAAATAGCTAAAAATGTGTATACAATAGTACCTGAAAATATGAAAGTATTTTATGAAGGGAAAAAAAGAGAAAAAAAATTAATTGATTTAGAAAAAGGGGAAAGAATTGAGAGAAAAAATTAG